One Dreissena polymorpha isolate Duluth1 chromosome 9, UMN_Dpol_1.0, whole genome shotgun sequence genomic window carries:
- the LOC127845681 gene encoding vacuolar protein sorting-associated protein 4A-like isoform X4 — MASLWRQARNLEQHSERTANIKKRILLVGAAGVGKTYLVQGLVSELHAVPGCYLYVLYAEDLWRNRVTCIFSRLRDLRETIRAFSPCVVVIDGVDILKVDPRADETTSARVDLLETLEHLKDYDTIFIGLTNKPWDLDPSIRDRFYTQIYLPMPDADARNRILRNLVAGEASAIGDMECRSLSERLAGFSGADISRLVRHVDMEQIRALQRASHFKRVTGPSSTQPFMIHDFLTPCEPNDPGAMVMTFDQAAHDNVLLPEMTAADLWADLWNSVDTIKPSVTEDMVQRFLPFQQALDFRYSRVDPYFSSFESH, encoded by the exons ATGGCCAGCCTCTGGAGACAAGCCAGAAATTTGGAACAGCACA GTGAACGAACTgccaacattaaaaaaagaattcTGCTCGTTGGG GCAGCGGGTGTAGGTAAGACGTATCTAGTTCAAGGCCTGGTCAGTGAACTGCATGCGGTGCCCGGGTGCTATTTATACGTGCTGTATGCGGAAGACCTATGGCGGAATCGAGT CACGTGCATTTTCAGTAGGCTGAGAGACTTGCGAGAAACGATTCGGGCTTTCAGTCCCTGCGTTGTCGTTATCGATGGCGTAGACATTTTAAAGGTTGATCCACGCGCAGACGAAACAACATCAGCTAGGGTCGATTTATTGGAAACATTGGAGCATCTTAAAGACTATG ACACGATATTTATCGGACTTACGAACAAGCCTTGGGACCTGGACCCCTCAATCCGCGACCGGTTCTACACGCAGATTTACCTGCCCATGCCGGATGCAGACGCTAGGAACCGGATTCTTAGAAACCTGGTAGCCGGTGAGGCATCCGCGATTGGGGATATGGAATGCCG GTCCCTGTCAGAGAGATTGGCTGGCTTTAGCGGGGCCGACATTTCACGTTTGGTCAGACACGTTGACATGGAACAAATTCGCGCGCTTCAGAGAGCCTCTCACTTCAAACGG GTCACTGGTCCATCGTCGACGCAGCCCTTTATGATTCATGACTTTTTGACCCCGTGTGAACCAAATGACCCTGGCGCCATGGTGATGACCTTTGACCAGGCTGCCCACGACAATGTATTACTACCTGAAATGACGgct GCCGACTTATGGGCCGACTTATGGAACAGTGTAGACACTATCAAACCAAGTGTAACTGAAGACATGGTTCAGAGGTTCTTACCCTTTCAGCAGGCGCTCGACTTCCGATATTCCAGAGTGGACCCTTATTTTTCCAGCTTTGAGTCACattga
- the LOC127845681 gene encoding vacuolar protein sorting-associated protein 4A-like isoform X1, producing MASLWRQARNLEQHRLEPSSVMWEDVAGLKDAKSFLQLFVIVPLIERERTANIKKRILLVGAAGVGKTYLVQGLVSELHAVPGCYLYVLYAEDLWRNRVTCIFSRLRDLRETIRAFSPCVVVIDGVDILKVDPRADETTSARVDLLETLEHLKDYDTIFIGLTNKPWDLDPSIRDRFYTQIYLPMPDADARNRILRNLVAGEASAIGDMECRSLSERLAGFSGADISRLVRHVDMEQIRALQRASHFKRVTGPSSTQPFMIHDFLTPCEPNDPGAMVMTFDQAAHDNVLLPEMTAADLWADLWNSVDTIKPSVTEDMVQRFLPFQQALDFRYSRVDPYFSSFESH from the exons ATGGCCAGCCTCTGGAGACAAGCCAGAAATTTGGAACAGCACA GGCTAGAGCCTTCCTCGGTCATGTGGGAGGATGTTGCAGGATTGAAGGACGCGAAGTCTTTCCTACAGCTGTTTGTCATAGTTCCGCTTATAGAGC GTGAACGAACTgccaacattaaaaaaagaattcTGCTCGTTGGG GCAGCGGGTGTAGGTAAGACGTATCTAGTTCAAGGCCTGGTCAGTGAACTGCATGCGGTGCCCGGGTGCTATTTATACGTGCTGTATGCGGAAGACCTATGGCGGAATCGAGT CACGTGCATTTTCAGTAGGCTGAGAGACTTGCGAGAAACGATTCGGGCTTTCAGTCCCTGCGTTGTCGTTATCGATGGCGTAGACATTTTAAAGGTTGATCCACGCGCAGACGAAACAACATCAGCTAGGGTCGATTTATTGGAAACATTGGAGCATCTTAAAGACTATG ACACGATATTTATCGGACTTACGAACAAGCCTTGGGACCTGGACCCCTCAATCCGCGACCGGTTCTACACGCAGATTTACCTGCCCATGCCGGATGCAGACGCTAGGAACCGGATTCTTAGAAACCTGGTAGCCGGTGAGGCATCCGCGATTGGGGATATGGAATGCCG GTCCCTGTCAGAGAGATTGGCTGGCTTTAGCGGGGCCGACATTTCACGTTTGGTCAGACACGTTGACATGGAACAAATTCGCGCGCTTCAGAGAGCCTCTCACTTCAAACGG GTCACTGGTCCATCGTCGACGCAGCCCTTTATGATTCATGACTTTTTGACCCCGTGTGAACCAAATGACCCTGGCGCCATGGTGATGACCTTTGACCAGGCTGCCCACGACAATGTATTACTACCTGAAATGACGgct GCCGACTTATGGGCCGACTTATGGAACAGTGTAGACACTATCAAACCAAGTGTAACTGAAGACATGGTTCAGAGGTTCTTACCCTTTCAGCAGGCGCTCGACTTCCGATATTCCAGAGTGGACCCTTATTTTTCCAGCTTTGAGTCACattga
- the LOC127845681 gene encoding vacuolar protein sorting-associated protein 4A-like isoform X2, whose protein sequence is MASLWRQARNLEQHRLEPSSVMWEDVAGLKDAKSFLQLFVIVPLIERERTANIKKRILLVGAAGVGKTYLVQGLVSELHAVPGCYLYVLYAEDLWRNRVRLRDLRETIRAFSPCVVVIDGVDILKVDPRADETTSARVDLLETLEHLKDYDTIFIGLTNKPWDLDPSIRDRFYTQIYLPMPDADARNRILRNLVAGEASAIGDMECRSLSERLAGFSGADISRLVRHVDMEQIRALQRASHFKRVTGPSSTQPFMIHDFLTPCEPNDPGAMVMTFDQAAHDNVLLPEMTAADLWADLWNSVDTIKPSVTEDMVQRFLPFQQALDFRYSRVDPYFSSFESH, encoded by the exons ATGGCCAGCCTCTGGAGACAAGCCAGAAATTTGGAACAGCACA GGCTAGAGCCTTCCTCGGTCATGTGGGAGGATGTTGCAGGATTGAAGGACGCGAAGTCTTTCCTACAGCTGTTTGTCATAGTTCCGCTTATAGAGC GTGAACGAACTgccaacattaaaaaaagaattcTGCTCGTTGGG GCAGCGGGTGTAGGTAAGACGTATCTAGTTCAAGGCCTGGTCAGTGAACTGCATGCGGTGCCCGGGTGCTATTTATACGTGCTGTATGCGGAAGACCTATGGCGGAATCGAGT TAGGCTGAGAGACTTGCGAGAAACGATTCGGGCTTTCAGTCCCTGCGTTGTCGTTATCGATGGCGTAGACATTTTAAAGGTTGATCCACGCGCAGACGAAACAACATCAGCTAGGGTCGATTTATTGGAAACATTGGAGCATCTTAAAGACTATG ACACGATATTTATCGGACTTACGAACAAGCCTTGGGACCTGGACCCCTCAATCCGCGACCGGTTCTACACGCAGATTTACCTGCCCATGCCGGATGCAGACGCTAGGAACCGGATTCTTAGAAACCTGGTAGCCGGTGAGGCATCCGCGATTGGGGATATGGAATGCCG GTCCCTGTCAGAGAGATTGGCTGGCTTTAGCGGGGCCGACATTTCACGTTTGGTCAGACACGTTGACATGGAACAAATTCGCGCGCTTCAGAGAGCCTCTCACTTCAAACGG GTCACTGGTCCATCGTCGACGCAGCCCTTTATGATTCATGACTTTTTGACCCCGTGTGAACCAAATGACCCTGGCGCCATGGTGATGACCTTTGACCAGGCTGCCCACGACAATGTATTACTACCTGAAATGACGgct GCCGACTTATGGGCCGACTTATGGAACAGTGTAGACACTATCAAACCAAGTGTAACTGAAGACATGGTTCAGAGGTTCTTACCCTTTCAGCAGGCGCTCGACTTCCGATATTCCAGAGTGGACCCTTATTTTTCCAGCTTTGAGTCACattga
- the LOC127845681 gene encoding vacuolar protein sorting-associated protein 4A-like isoform X3, with protein MWEDVAGLKDAKSFLQLFVIVPLIERERTANIKKRILLVGAAGVGKTYLVQGLVSELHAVPGCYLYVLYAEDLWRNRVTCIFSRLRDLRETIRAFSPCVVVIDGVDILKVDPRADETTSARVDLLETLEHLKDYDTIFIGLTNKPWDLDPSIRDRFYTQIYLPMPDADARNRILRNLVAGEASAIGDMECRSLSERLAGFSGADISRLVRHVDMEQIRALQRASHFKRVTGPSSTQPFMIHDFLTPCEPNDPGAMVMTFDQAAHDNVLLPEMTAADLWADLWNSVDTIKPSVTEDMVQRFLPFQQALDFRYSRVDPYFSSFESH; from the exons ATGTGGGAGGATGTTGCAGGATTGAAGGACGCGAAGTCTTTCCTACAGCTGTTTGTCATAGTTCCGCTTATAGAGC GTGAACGAACTgccaacattaaaaaaagaattcTGCTCGTTGGG GCAGCGGGTGTAGGTAAGACGTATCTAGTTCAAGGCCTGGTCAGTGAACTGCATGCGGTGCCCGGGTGCTATTTATACGTGCTGTATGCGGAAGACCTATGGCGGAATCGAGT CACGTGCATTTTCAGTAGGCTGAGAGACTTGCGAGAAACGATTCGGGCTTTCAGTCCCTGCGTTGTCGTTATCGATGGCGTAGACATTTTAAAGGTTGATCCACGCGCAGACGAAACAACATCAGCTAGGGTCGATTTATTGGAAACATTGGAGCATCTTAAAGACTATG ACACGATATTTATCGGACTTACGAACAAGCCTTGGGACCTGGACCCCTCAATCCGCGACCGGTTCTACACGCAGATTTACCTGCCCATGCCGGATGCAGACGCTAGGAACCGGATTCTTAGAAACCTGGTAGCCGGTGAGGCATCCGCGATTGGGGATATGGAATGCCG GTCCCTGTCAGAGAGATTGGCTGGCTTTAGCGGGGCCGACATTTCACGTTTGGTCAGACACGTTGACATGGAACAAATTCGCGCGCTTCAGAGAGCCTCTCACTTCAAACGG GTCACTGGTCCATCGTCGACGCAGCCCTTTATGATTCATGACTTTTTGACCCCGTGTGAACCAAATGACCCTGGCGCCATGGTGATGACCTTTGACCAGGCTGCCCACGACAATGTATTACTACCTGAAATGACGgct GCCGACTTATGGGCCGACTTATGGAACAGTGTAGACACTATCAAACCAAGTGTAACTGAAGACATGGTTCAGAGGTTCTTACCCTTTCAGCAGGCGCTCGACTTCCGATATTCCAGAGTGGACCCTTATTTTTCCAGCTTTGAGTCACattga